A single region of the Thermoanaerobacterium aotearoense genome encodes:
- the hisZ gene encoding ATP phosphoribosyltransferase regulatory subunit gives MKNLPDGVQDFLPDELRFKRNIENILRNTFELSGYEEIMPPTFEYIDNFSVTSGIFFDENNIYRFFDKKGDLLALRPDVTTQVARIASTKYHEYPLKFSYIANVFRYDNPQVGRMREFTQAGIELIGRNHEYSDAECISVAVEALKNIGIKDFKVDIGQAEFFKSILCELRLTKEEEDILKGLLKDKNQSEIEYFLKYNNITGRNYELVVNLPLFFGGIDVVEDAKRVYGFESAMKALSYLERVYDILKDFGMDSYITFDLGMVQSIDYYTGLIFRVFVKDLGYAICAGGRYDNLLKNYGKDLPATGFAISVERAMLAVQSQSGITTKRPKRVAVVFDERNRKAAYDIAGRLRKQGNIAELVNIDNSEYANREKFDEIIKAGVQDG, from the coding sequence ATAATGCCGCCTACATTTGAGTACATTGACAACTTTTCCGTCACATCGGGAATTTTTTTCGACGAAAACAATATTTACAGGTTTTTTGATAAAAAGGGAGATCTTCTGGCATTAAGGCCTGATGTTACGACACAAGTGGCGAGAATAGCATCTACAAAGTACCATGAATATCCGCTTAAATTTTCCTACATTGCTAATGTTTTTAGATATGATAATCCACAAGTAGGCAGGATGAGGGAATTTACGCAGGCAGGGATAGAGCTTATAGGGAGAAATCATGAGTATTCTGACGCAGAGTGTATATCTGTTGCGGTTGAAGCTCTTAAAAACATTGGGATAAAAGATTTTAAAGTAGATATTGGTCAAGCAGAATTCTTTAAATCGATACTTTGTGAGTTGAGGCTAACTAAGGAGGAAGAAGACATTCTAAAAGGGCTTCTTAAAGACAAGAATCAGTCAGAGATCGAATATTTTTTAAAATACAATAATATTACAGGGCGTAACTATGAATTGGTAGTTAATTTGCCACTTTTCTTTGGGGGCATAGATGTCGTAGAAGACGCTAAGCGCGTATATGGATTTGAAAGTGCCATGAAAGCTTTAAGCTATCTTGAGAGAGTTTATGATATTTTGAAAGATTTTGGCATGGATAGTTACATTACATTTGATTTAGGCATGGTTCAAAGTATCGATTACTACACTGGGCTAATATTTAGAGTATTTGTAAAAGACCTTGGTTATGCAATTTGCGCAGGCGGCAGATATGACAACTTGTTGAAAAATTACGGCAAAGATTTGCCGGCTACTGGTTTTGCCATAAGCGTTGAAAGAGCCATGTTAGCAGTTCAAAGCCAAAGCGGCATAACCACTAAAAGGCCTAAGAGGGTGGCAGTGGTTTTTGATGAAAGAAACAGAAAAGCTGCATATGATATTGCAGGGAGATTGAGGAAGCAAGGAAATATAGCTGAACTTGTAAATATTGACAACAGTGAATATGCTAACAGAGAGAAATTTGATGAGATTATCAAGGCAGGTGTGCAAGATGGATAG
- the hisG gene encoding ATP phosphoribosyltransferase, with product MDSITVALPKGRLAEKSFEVFASCGITTNIQNEISRKLFIYDNENNLNFILVKPSDVPTYVEHGAADLGVCGKDVLLELKRDCYEVLDLGFGRCKMVVAGPLNKKDNFLSNKRVATKFPAIAEEFYKKKGENVEIIKLNGSVELAPLVGLSEVIVDIVETGTTLKENGLTVYEEIFSSSARLIVNKASMKTKSERVKEIIYKLKSAVESDMFKA from the coding sequence ATGGATAGCATAACAGTAGCGCTGCCTAAAGGGAGATTGGCAGAAAAATCTTTTGAAGTATTTGCATCATGTGGCATAACTACAAACATTCAAAATGAAATATCGAGAAAACTATTTATATACGATAATGAAAATAATCTTAATTTTATACTTGTAAAGCCATCTGATGTGCCAACTTATGTAGAACATGGTGCTGCAGATCTGGGCGTTTGCGGAAAAGATGTGCTTTTGGAATTGAAAAGAGACTGTTACGAGGTTCTTGATTTAGGATTTGGCAGATGCAAAATGGTCGTTGCAGGCCCTTTAAATAAGAAAGATAATTTTTTAAGCAACAAGAGGGTTGCGACGAAATTCCCAGCTATAGCTGAAGAATTTTACAAAAAAAAAGGAGAAAATGTGGAGATCATAAAATTAAATGGTTCTGTAGAATTGGCTCCATTAGTAGGGCTATCTGAAGTTATAGTGGATATTGTAGAGACTGGCACAACTTTAAAGGAAAATGGCCTTACAGTGTATGAAGAGATATTTTCTTCCAGTGCAAGGCTTATCGTAAATAAAGCCAGCATGAAGACAAAAAGTGAAAGGGTAAAGGAAATAATATACAAATTAAAAAGCGCTGTAGAAAGCGATATGTTTAAGGCTTAG